From the Quercus lobata isolate SW786 chromosome 6, ValleyOak3.0 Primary Assembly, whole genome shotgun sequence genome, one window contains:
- the LOC115994004 gene encoding uncharacterized protein LOC115994004 isoform X1 yields MNVDNENIEPVTESGLAPSYSNQCIQRPMNIDSGAGAGANAGSRIDMTFVASGPLSELVWSPHKGLSLKRADSSFADKKPSLLWGAGPSDVDFPAPQSFMGGSSTTDKPVDEVITPQVASHTKDDFAGAITSNASLTSAGGGMPECQPNHEHKTGPVRNMEEVNTMVGSSVLQVTRKEDLRKSEGDDICAPIDIQMAEISETRENNSPSVPGACPYLLTLFSQKIVLGLGYGGTSDIIPTEIVEPKPDMVANEPFSEDSRGGGRDFGSGNQILGKNINLASDVLPVDKCKASETSVQNLSSPGKRPLEMLEFTAENDLRTLTGDSACGAANKIVESEFNEGKTGFQPHKVVLHINKAVPIEVFLTNSRIRMPRRKGKEKALSNGDIDRRLSKEEDDSHESVESCNSGLFSTGKKRWSVEGHMIVGSKRIKSQIQDTPGSTSYVKQDSSFMNWISNMMKGFSKPMQGEAPARALAIAHPDHGHQNLLTCNKNHDPGFKNNGFQSIFQSLYCPKAGGETTLFNANYQTGEGSKEHELDNKMCNINATPISICGDGDKICRQILLPNDKLDESTSGDGADSLNQPKTFPVTSVSSKEDSKINSGENKKSCNLDFGNEKDGISSNSSLGKRRTISAENIDSDLLAEGKTTNDYRNSLWITRFCAKTSGPVLNVDDRIQSIGVGLECSTDCTRPLPCPENYVGFSKNHKSVAVRELSAEGPMLALGKESQKCPADTDEVVGFNWIKGHNDQKSVNKLNPKLPSPKFKSSEAMASIFARRLDALKHIIPSDVKDTVTCFYCGIKGHHLQECSEITESEIEDLLRNIDSYIGAEESPCLCIRCFQFSHWAVACPSTSSRGQHQTRCGTSLVGTREMQHKTEGKENSKLLTGWKSQFQAACNGSALRISDHNFNWKPNEMIAPEEIGSNANSLKKYIASSPVENYSKENQIMPINRKLSDVPKGIFNAIKSLRLSRSDILKWMNSHMSLSPLDGFFLRLRLRKWQEGLGGTRYHVAYITGKQREKAPQNAKNSIYVNLGGIKGLVESQYVSNHDFLEWLNCHHILQDELMAWWSATSSDSAQIPSEEDLRLKVKKRKVLGF; encoded by the exons ATGAATGTGGACAATGAGAACATAGAACCAGTGACTGAATCAGGACTTGCACCGAGTTATTCTAATCAGTGTATTCAGAGACCAATGAACATTGATTCAGGTGCAGGTGCAGGTGCAAATGCAGGTTCAAGGATAGACATGACATTTGTGGCCTCTGGTCCCCTTTCTGAACTAGTTTGGTCTCCTCATAAAGGTTTGAGTCTCAAACGTGCTGATTCCAGCTTTGCCGATAAAAAACCCTCACTTCTGTGGGGTGCAGGACCAAGCGATGTGGATTTTCCAGCACCTCAAAGCTTTATGGGCGGGAGTTCTACAACTGACAAACCTGTAGATGAAGTCATTACACCACAAGTGGCAAGTCATACAAAGGATGATTTTGCTGGTGCAATTACTTCAAATGCATCTCTTACAAGTGCTGGTGGTGGCATGCCAGAATGTCAGCCAAATCATGAACATAAGACAG GACCTGTTCGTAATATGGAGGAAGTGAACACCATGGTAGGATCATCTGTTCTACAAGTTACTCGAAAGGAGGATCTAAGAAAGAGTGAAGGTGATGATATTTGTGCCCCAATCGATATTCAAATGGCTGAAATATCTGAGACCAGAGAAAACAATTCTCCTAGTGTGCCAGGTGCATGCCCGtatcttttgactcttttttccCAGAAGATAGTTCTAG GTCTGGGGTATGGAGGAACATCTGATATTATACCAACCGAAATAGTTGAACCTAAACCTGACATGGTGGCAAATGAACCATTTTCTGAGGACTCTAGAGGTGGAGGCAGAGATTTTGGAAGTGGCAATCAAATATTGGGAAAGAATATCAATTTGGCTTCTGATGTTCTCCCTGTGGATAAATGCAAAGCTTCTGAAACTTCAGTCCAGAATCTTAGTTCCCCAGGCAAAAGACCTTTGGAAATGCTGGAGTTCACTGCTGAGAATGATTTACGAACTCTGACTGGTGATAGCGCTTGTGGTGCAGCGAATAAGATTGTAGAATCAGAGTTCAATGAAGGTAAAACTGGCTTTCAGCCACACAAAGTTGTACTTCACATAAACAAGGCTGTTCCGATTGAAGTCTTCTTAACTAACAGCAGAATCCGTATGCCTCGAAGGAAAGGCAAGGAAAAGGCTTTATCTAATGGAGATATTGATCGAAGATTGTCAAAAGAGGAAGATGATAGCCATGAGAGTGTTGAAAGCTGCAACAGTGGGTTGTTTTCAACAGGCAAGAAGAGGTGGAGCGTTGAAGGACACATGATTGTTGGGAGTAAAAGAATCAAAAGCCAAATTCAAGATACACCCGGTTCAACATCCTATGTAAAACAAGATAGCTCCTTTATGAATTGGATATCGAACATGATGAAGGGTTTCTCAAAACCAATGCAAGGTGAGGCACCTGCTCGTGCTCTTGCTATTGCACATCCTGATCATGGACATCAGAATCTTCTCACATGCAACAAGAATCATGATCCAGGattcaaaaataatggttttCAGTCAATTTTTCAGTCCTTATATTGTCCAAAGGCAGGAGGAGAAACAACGTTGTTTAATGCCAATTATCAAACTGGAGAAGGATCTAAGGAGCATGAGCTGGATAACAAGATGTGCAACATTAATGCTACTCCAATATCCATTTGTGGGGATGGTGATAAAATATGCAGACAAATTCTGCTGCCAAATGATAAGCTTGATGAATCAACCTCTGGAGATGGAGCAGATTCATTAAACCAGCCTAAAACATTTCCAGTGACATCTGTTTCCAGTAAGGAAGATAGCAAGATTAACTCCGGGGAGAATAAAAAGTCATGCAACTTGGACTTTGGAAATGAGAAAGATGGAATAAGCTCCAATTCTTCTCTTGGTAAACGTAGAACTATCAGTGCTGAGAACATTGATTCTGATCTGCTAGCTGAAGGGAAGACAACTAATGATTACAGAAATAGCTTGTGGATAACTCGGTTTTGTGCAAAAACTTCTGGCCCTGTGTTAAACGTGGATGATCGCATCCAGAGTATTGGTGTCGGTCTTGAGTGCTCCACCGATTGCACAAGACCTCTTCCTTGTCCTGAGAATTATGTTGGCTTTTCCAAAAACCACAAAAGTGTGGCAGTAAGGGAGCTCTCTGCTGAAGGTCCAATGCTTGCTTTGGGCAAGGAATCACAGAAGTGTCCTGCTGATACTGATGAAGTTGTTGGTTTTAATTGGATCAAAGGCCACAATGATCAGAAATCTGTAAATAAATTGAACCCTAAATTGCCTTCTCCAAAGTTTAAAAGTTCAGAGGCAATGGCTTCTATCTTTGCAAGAAGATTGGATGCCTTAAAACACATCATACCATCAGATGTAAAAGATACTGTAACCTGTTTCTATTGTGGCATAAAGGGTCACCATTTACAAGAGTGTTCTGAGATAACAGAAAGTGAGATTGAGGATCTTCTAAGGAATATCGATTCCTATATTGGGGCAGAAGAATCGCCTTGCTTGTGCATTAGATGTTTCCAGTTCAGTCATTGGGCTGTTGCATGTCCCAGTACATCCTCAAGAGGGCAACATCAAACAAGATGTGGTACTTCTTTGGTTGGTACTAGAGAAATGCAGCATAAAACGGAAGGTAAAGAAAACTCAAAGCTGCTAACTGGTTGGAAGAGTCAATTTCAAGCTGCTTGTAATGGGAGTGCTCTAAGAATATCAGACCATAATTTTAATTGGAAACCAAATGAAATGATAGCCCCTGAAGAAATAGGATCTAATGCAAATTCATTGAAGAAGTACATTGCTTCAAGTCCTGTGGAAAactattcaaaagaaaatcagATCATGCCTATCAATAGGAAACTTTCTGATGTACCAAAAGGAATCTTTAACGCCATAAAAAGCCTTCGTTTGTCTCGCTCAGATATCCTAAA ATGGATGAATTCCCATATGTCACTATCACCTCTTGATGGTTTTTTCTTGCGTCTACGGCTTCGGAAGTGGCAAGAAGGACTAGGTGGAACTAGGTACCATGTGGCTTACATAACTG GGAAGCAAAGAGAGAAAGCGccacaaaatgcaaaaaattctatctATGTAAACTTAGGGGGAATCAAAGGTTTGGTTGAGAGTCAATATGTCTCCAACCATGATTTCCTTGAG TGGTTAAATTGCCATCACATTTTGCAGGATGAGCTTATGGCATGGTGGAGTGCAACCTCAAGTGACAGTGCCCAGATCCCATCTGAAGAAGATTTAAGATTGAAAgtcaaaaagagaaaagtttTAGGCTTCTAG
- the LOC115994004 gene encoding uncharacterized protein LOC115994004 isoform X7, producing the protein MEEVNTMVGSSVLQVTRKEDLRKSEGDDICAPIDIQMAEISETRENNSPSVPGACPYLLTLFSQKIVLGLGYGGTSDIIPTEIVEPKPDMVANEPFSEDSRGGGRDFGSGNQILGKNINLASDVLPVDKCKASETSVQNLSSPGKRPLEMLEFTAENDLRTLTGDSACGAANKIVESEFNEGKTGFQPHKVVLHINKAVPIEVFLTNSRIRMPRRKGKEKALSNGDIDRRLSKEEDDSHESVESCNSGLFSTGKKRWSVEGHMIVGSKRIKSQIQDTPGSTSYVKQDSSFMNWISNMMKGFSKPMQGEAPARALAIAHPDHGHQNLLTCNKNHDPGFKNNGFQSIFQSLYCPKAGGETTLFNANYQTGEGSKEHELDNKMCNINATPISICGDGDKICRQILLPNDKLDESTSGDGADSLNQPKTFPVTSVSSKEDSKINSGENKKSCNLDFGNEKDGISSNSSLGKRRTISAENIDSDLLAEGKTTNDYRNSLWITRFCAKTSGPVLNVDDRIQSIGVGLECSTDCTRPLPCPENYVGFSKNHKSVAVRELSAEGPMLALGKESQKCPADTDEVVGFNWIKGHNDQKSVNKLNPKLPSPKFKSSEAMASIFARRLDALKHIIPSDVKDTVTCFYCGIKGHHLQECSEITESEIEDLLRNIDSYIGAEESPCLCIRCFQFSHWAVACPSTSSRGQHQTRCGTSLVGTREMQHKTEGKENSKLLTGWKSQFQAACNGSALRISDHNFNWKPNEMIAPEEIGSNANSLKKYIASSPVENYSKENQIMPINRKLSDVPKGIFNAIKSLRLSRSDILKWMNSHMSLSPLDGFFLRLRLRKWQEGLGGTRYHVAYITGKQREKAPQNAKNSIYVNLGGIKGLVESQYVSNHDFLEWLNCHHILQDELMAWWSATSSDSAQIPSEEDLRLKVKKRKVLGF; encoded by the exons ATGGAGGAAGTGAACACCATGGTAGGATCATCTGTTCTACAAGTTACTCGAAAGGAGGATCTAAGAAAGAGTGAAGGTGATGATATTTGTGCCCCAATCGATATTCAAATGGCTGAAATATCTGAGACCAGAGAAAACAATTCTCCTAGTGTGCCAGGTGCATGCCCGtatcttttgactcttttttccCAGAAGATAGTTCTAG GTCTGGGGTATGGAGGAACATCTGATATTATACCAACCGAAATAGTTGAACCTAAACCTGACATGGTGGCAAATGAACCATTTTCTGAGGACTCTAGAGGTGGAGGCAGAGATTTTGGAAGTGGCAATCAAATATTGGGAAAGAATATCAATTTGGCTTCTGATGTTCTCCCTGTGGATAAATGCAAAGCTTCTGAAACTTCAGTCCAGAATCTTAGTTCCCCAGGCAAAAGACCTTTGGAAATGCTGGAGTTCACTGCTGAGAATGATTTACGAACTCTGACTGGTGATAGCGCTTGTGGTGCAGCGAATAAGATTGTAGAATCAGAGTTCAATGAAGGTAAAACTGGCTTTCAGCCACACAAAGTTGTACTTCACATAAACAAGGCTGTTCCGATTGAAGTCTTCTTAACTAACAGCAGAATCCGTATGCCTCGAAGGAAAGGCAAGGAAAAGGCTTTATCTAATGGAGATATTGATCGAAGATTGTCAAAAGAGGAAGATGATAGCCATGAGAGTGTTGAAAGCTGCAACAGTGGGTTGTTTTCAACAGGCAAGAAGAGGTGGAGCGTTGAAGGACACATGATTGTTGGGAGTAAAAGAATCAAAAGCCAAATTCAAGATACACCCGGTTCAACATCCTATGTAAAACAAGATAGCTCCTTTATGAATTGGATATCGAACATGATGAAGGGTTTCTCAAAACCAATGCAAGGTGAGGCACCTGCTCGTGCTCTTGCTATTGCACATCCTGATCATGGACATCAGAATCTTCTCACATGCAACAAGAATCATGATCCAGGattcaaaaataatggttttCAGTCAATTTTTCAGTCCTTATATTGTCCAAAGGCAGGAGGAGAAACAACGTTGTTTAATGCCAATTATCAAACTGGAGAAGGATCTAAGGAGCATGAGCTGGATAACAAGATGTGCAACATTAATGCTACTCCAATATCCATTTGTGGGGATGGTGATAAAATATGCAGACAAATTCTGCTGCCAAATGATAAGCTTGATGAATCAACCTCTGGAGATGGAGCAGATTCATTAAACCAGCCTAAAACATTTCCAGTGACATCTGTTTCCAGTAAGGAAGATAGCAAGATTAACTCCGGGGAGAATAAAAAGTCATGCAACTTGGACTTTGGAAATGAGAAAGATGGAATAAGCTCCAATTCTTCTCTTGGTAAACGTAGAACTATCAGTGCTGAGAACATTGATTCTGATCTGCTAGCTGAAGGGAAGACAACTAATGATTACAGAAATAGCTTGTGGATAACTCGGTTTTGTGCAAAAACTTCTGGCCCTGTGTTAAACGTGGATGATCGCATCCAGAGTATTGGTGTCGGTCTTGAGTGCTCCACCGATTGCACAAGACCTCTTCCTTGTCCTGAGAATTATGTTGGCTTTTCCAAAAACCACAAAAGTGTGGCAGTAAGGGAGCTCTCTGCTGAAGGTCCAATGCTTGCTTTGGGCAAGGAATCACAGAAGTGTCCTGCTGATACTGATGAAGTTGTTGGTTTTAATTGGATCAAAGGCCACAATGATCAGAAATCTGTAAATAAATTGAACCCTAAATTGCCTTCTCCAAAGTTTAAAAGTTCAGAGGCAATGGCTTCTATCTTTGCAAGAAGATTGGATGCCTTAAAACACATCATACCATCAGATGTAAAAGATACTGTAACCTGTTTCTATTGTGGCATAAAGGGTCACCATTTACAAGAGTGTTCTGAGATAACAGAAAGTGAGATTGAGGATCTTCTAAGGAATATCGATTCCTATATTGGGGCAGAAGAATCGCCTTGCTTGTGCATTAGATGTTTCCAGTTCAGTCATTGGGCTGTTGCATGTCCCAGTACATCCTCAAGAGGGCAACATCAAACAAGATGTGGTACTTCTTTGGTTGGTACTAGAGAAATGCAGCATAAAACGGAAGGTAAAGAAAACTCAAAGCTGCTAACTGGTTGGAAGAGTCAATTTCAAGCTGCTTGTAATGGGAGTGCTCTAAGAATATCAGACCATAATTTTAATTGGAAACCAAATGAAATGATAGCCCCTGAAGAAATAGGATCTAATGCAAATTCATTGAAGAAGTACATTGCTTCAAGTCCTGTGGAAAactattcaaaagaaaatcagATCATGCCTATCAATAGGAAACTTTCTGATGTACCAAAAGGAATCTTTAACGCCATAAAAAGCCTTCGTTTGTCTCGCTCAGATATCCTAAA ATGGATGAATTCCCATATGTCACTATCACCTCTTGATGGTTTTTTCTTGCGTCTACGGCTTCGGAAGTGGCAAGAAGGACTAGGTGGAACTAGGTACCATGTGGCTTACATAACTG GGAAGCAAAGAGAGAAAGCGccacaaaatgcaaaaaattctatctATGTAAACTTAGGGGGAATCAAAGGTTTGGTTGAGAGTCAATATGTCTCCAACCATGATTTCCTTGAG TGGTTAAATTGCCATCACATTTTGCAGGATGAGCTTATGGCATGGTGGAGTGCAACCTCAAGTGACAGTGCCCAGATCCCATCTGAAGAAGATTTAAGATTGAAAgtcaaaaagagaaaagtttTAGGCTTCTAG
- the LOC115994004 gene encoding uncharacterized protein LOC115994004 isoform X3, which produces MNVDNENIEPVTESGLAPSYSNQCIQRPMNIDSGAGAGANAGSRIDMTFVASGPLSELVWSPHKGLSLKRADSSFADKKPSLLWGAGPSDVDFPAPQSFMGGSSTTDKPVDEVITPQVASHTKDDFAGAITSNASLTSAGGGMPECQPNHEHKTGPVRNMEEVNTMVGSSVLQVTRKEDLRKSEGDDICAPIDIQMAEISETRENNSPSVPGLGYGGTSDIIPTEIVEPKPDMVANEPFSEDSRGGGRDFGSGNQILGKNINLASDVLPVDKCKASETSVQNLSSPGKRPLEMLEFTAENDLRTLTGDSACGAANKIVESEFNEGKTGFQPHKVVLHINKAVPIEVFLTNSRIRMPRRKGKEKALSNGDIDRRLSKEEDDSHESVESCNSGLFSTGKKRWSVEGHMIVGSKRIKSQIQDTPGSTSYVKQDSSFMNWISNMMKGFSKPMQGEAPARALAIAHPDHGHQNLLTCNKNHDPGFKNNGFQSIFQSLYCPKAGGETTLFNANYQTGEGSKEHELDNKMCNINATPISICGDGDKICRQILLPNDKLDESTSGDGADSLNQPKTFPVTSVSSKEDSKINSGENKKSCNLDFGNEKDGISSNSSLGKRRTISAENIDSDLLAEGKTTNDYRNSLWITRFCAKTSGPVLNVDDRIQSIGVGLECSTDCTRPLPCPENYVGFSKNHKSVAVRELSAEGPMLALGKESQKCPADTDEVVGFNWIKGHNDQKSVNKLNPKLPSPKFKSSEAMASIFARRLDALKHIIPSDVKDTVTCFYCGIKGHHLQECSEITESEIEDLLRNIDSYIGAEESPCLCIRCFQFSHWAVACPSTSSRGQHQTRCGTSLVGTREMQHKTEGKENSKLLTGWKSQFQAACNGSALRISDHNFNWKPNEMIAPEEIGSNANSLKKYIASSPVENYSKENQIMPINRKLSDVPKGIFNAIKSLRLSRSDILKWMNSHMSLSPLDGFFLRLRLRKWQEGLGGTRYHVAYITGKQREKAPQNAKNSIYVNLGGIKGLVESQYVSNHDFLEWLNCHHILQDELMAWWSATSSDSAQIPSEEDLRLKVKKRKVLGF; this is translated from the exons ATGAATGTGGACAATGAGAACATAGAACCAGTGACTGAATCAGGACTTGCACCGAGTTATTCTAATCAGTGTATTCAGAGACCAATGAACATTGATTCAGGTGCAGGTGCAGGTGCAAATGCAGGTTCAAGGATAGACATGACATTTGTGGCCTCTGGTCCCCTTTCTGAACTAGTTTGGTCTCCTCATAAAGGTTTGAGTCTCAAACGTGCTGATTCCAGCTTTGCCGATAAAAAACCCTCACTTCTGTGGGGTGCAGGACCAAGCGATGTGGATTTTCCAGCACCTCAAAGCTTTATGGGCGGGAGTTCTACAACTGACAAACCTGTAGATGAAGTCATTACACCACAAGTGGCAAGTCATACAAAGGATGATTTTGCTGGTGCAATTACTTCAAATGCATCTCTTACAAGTGCTGGTGGTGGCATGCCAGAATGTCAGCCAAATCATGAACATAAGACAG GACCTGTTCGTAATATGGAGGAAGTGAACACCATGGTAGGATCATCTGTTCTACAAGTTACTCGAAAGGAGGATCTAAGAAAGAGTGAAGGTGATGATATTTGTGCCCCAATCGATATTCAAATGGCTGAAATATCTGAGACCAGAGAAAACAATTCTCCTAGTGTGCCAG GTCTGGGGTATGGAGGAACATCTGATATTATACCAACCGAAATAGTTGAACCTAAACCTGACATGGTGGCAAATGAACCATTTTCTGAGGACTCTAGAGGTGGAGGCAGAGATTTTGGAAGTGGCAATCAAATATTGGGAAAGAATATCAATTTGGCTTCTGATGTTCTCCCTGTGGATAAATGCAAAGCTTCTGAAACTTCAGTCCAGAATCTTAGTTCCCCAGGCAAAAGACCTTTGGAAATGCTGGAGTTCACTGCTGAGAATGATTTACGAACTCTGACTGGTGATAGCGCTTGTGGTGCAGCGAATAAGATTGTAGAATCAGAGTTCAATGAAGGTAAAACTGGCTTTCAGCCACACAAAGTTGTACTTCACATAAACAAGGCTGTTCCGATTGAAGTCTTCTTAACTAACAGCAGAATCCGTATGCCTCGAAGGAAAGGCAAGGAAAAGGCTTTATCTAATGGAGATATTGATCGAAGATTGTCAAAAGAGGAAGATGATAGCCATGAGAGTGTTGAAAGCTGCAACAGTGGGTTGTTTTCAACAGGCAAGAAGAGGTGGAGCGTTGAAGGACACATGATTGTTGGGAGTAAAAGAATCAAAAGCCAAATTCAAGATACACCCGGTTCAACATCCTATGTAAAACAAGATAGCTCCTTTATGAATTGGATATCGAACATGATGAAGGGTTTCTCAAAACCAATGCAAGGTGAGGCACCTGCTCGTGCTCTTGCTATTGCACATCCTGATCATGGACATCAGAATCTTCTCACATGCAACAAGAATCATGATCCAGGattcaaaaataatggttttCAGTCAATTTTTCAGTCCTTATATTGTCCAAAGGCAGGAGGAGAAACAACGTTGTTTAATGCCAATTATCAAACTGGAGAAGGATCTAAGGAGCATGAGCTGGATAACAAGATGTGCAACATTAATGCTACTCCAATATCCATTTGTGGGGATGGTGATAAAATATGCAGACAAATTCTGCTGCCAAATGATAAGCTTGATGAATCAACCTCTGGAGATGGAGCAGATTCATTAAACCAGCCTAAAACATTTCCAGTGACATCTGTTTCCAGTAAGGAAGATAGCAAGATTAACTCCGGGGAGAATAAAAAGTCATGCAACTTGGACTTTGGAAATGAGAAAGATGGAATAAGCTCCAATTCTTCTCTTGGTAAACGTAGAACTATCAGTGCTGAGAACATTGATTCTGATCTGCTAGCTGAAGGGAAGACAACTAATGATTACAGAAATAGCTTGTGGATAACTCGGTTTTGTGCAAAAACTTCTGGCCCTGTGTTAAACGTGGATGATCGCATCCAGAGTATTGGTGTCGGTCTTGAGTGCTCCACCGATTGCACAAGACCTCTTCCTTGTCCTGAGAATTATGTTGGCTTTTCCAAAAACCACAAAAGTGTGGCAGTAAGGGAGCTCTCTGCTGAAGGTCCAATGCTTGCTTTGGGCAAGGAATCACAGAAGTGTCCTGCTGATACTGATGAAGTTGTTGGTTTTAATTGGATCAAAGGCCACAATGATCAGAAATCTGTAAATAAATTGAACCCTAAATTGCCTTCTCCAAAGTTTAAAAGTTCAGAGGCAATGGCTTCTATCTTTGCAAGAAGATTGGATGCCTTAAAACACATCATACCATCAGATGTAAAAGATACTGTAACCTGTTTCTATTGTGGCATAAAGGGTCACCATTTACAAGAGTGTTCTGAGATAACAGAAAGTGAGATTGAGGATCTTCTAAGGAATATCGATTCCTATATTGGGGCAGAAGAATCGCCTTGCTTGTGCATTAGATGTTTCCAGTTCAGTCATTGGGCTGTTGCATGTCCCAGTACATCCTCAAGAGGGCAACATCAAACAAGATGTGGTACTTCTTTGGTTGGTACTAGAGAAATGCAGCATAAAACGGAAGGTAAAGAAAACTCAAAGCTGCTAACTGGTTGGAAGAGTCAATTTCAAGCTGCTTGTAATGGGAGTGCTCTAAGAATATCAGACCATAATTTTAATTGGAAACCAAATGAAATGATAGCCCCTGAAGAAATAGGATCTAATGCAAATTCATTGAAGAAGTACATTGCTTCAAGTCCTGTGGAAAactattcaaaagaaaatcagATCATGCCTATCAATAGGAAACTTTCTGATGTACCAAAAGGAATCTTTAACGCCATAAAAAGCCTTCGTTTGTCTCGCTCAGATATCCTAAA ATGGATGAATTCCCATATGTCACTATCACCTCTTGATGGTTTTTTCTTGCGTCTACGGCTTCGGAAGTGGCAAGAAGGACTAGGTGGAACTAGGTACCATGTGGCTTACATAACTG GGAAGCAAAGAGAGAAAGCGccacaaaatgcaaaaaattctatctATGTAAACTTAGGGGGAATCAAAGGTTTGGTTGAGAGTCAATATGTCTCCAACCATGATTTCCTTGAG TGGTTAAATTGCCATCACATTTTGCAGGATGAGCTTATGGCATGGTGGAGTGCAACCTCAAGTGACAGTGCCCAGATCCCATCTGAAGAAGATTTAAGATTGAAAgtcaaaaagagaaaagtttTAGGCTTCTAG